Proteins encoded by one window of Serratia nevei:
- a CDS encoding FitA-like ribbon-helix-helix domain-containing protein → MATITVRNLDDEIKELLRISAAKNGHSMEEEARMILKQALVKKPPRYGLGTRMHQYFAEFGGVELEIPPRDEAPHRIVNFDEDDEK, encoded by the coding sequence ATGGCTACTATCACCGTCAGAAATCTGGACGACGAAATCAAAGAGCTGCTGCGTATTTCAGCGGCGAAAAACGGCCATTCTATGGAAGAGGAAGCGCGCATGATCCTGAAACAGGCGCTGGTGAAAAAACCGCCGCGCTATGGGTTAGGAACACGCATGCATCAGTACTTCGCCGAATTCGGCGGCGTTGAGTTGGAGATCCCCCCACGTGATGAAGCCCCTCATCGTATTGTCAACTTTGATGAAGACGATGAAAAATGA
- the hslO gene encoding Hsp33 family molecular chaperone HslO, producing MSNHDQLHRYLFENYAVRGELVTVSETYQQILNNHDYPAPVQKLLGELLVATSLLTATLKFDGDITVQLQGDGPLKLAVINGNNRQEMRGVARTQAPIADDSTLHQMIGNGVMVITISPTEGERYQGVVGLEGETLAECLEAYFRQSEQLPTRLFIRTGEAEGNAAAAGMLLQVLPAQDGNLDDFDHLVQLTNTVKSEELFGLPANEVLYRLYHQEEVTLYEPQDVQFRCTCSRQRCADALLTLPTDEVADMLEQDGNIDMHCDYCGSHYVFDPVDVAALYAGNTGESDQLH from the coding sequence ATGTCCAACCATGACCAATTGCACCGTTACCTGTTTGAAAACTACGCGGTGCGCGGCGAGCTGGTTACCGTCAGCGAAACCTATCAGCAGATCCTGAACAACCACGACTACCCGGCGCCGGTACAGAAGCTGCTGGGCGAACTGCTGGTCGCCACCAGTCTGCTGACCGCGACCCTGAAGTTCGACGGCGACATCACCGTGCAGCTGCAAGGCGACGGCCCGCTGAAGCTGGCGGTGATCAACGGCAACAACCGTCAGGAGATGCGCGGCGTTGCGCGCACCCAGGCGCCTATCGCCGACGACAGCACCTTGCATCAGATGATCGGCAACGGCGTCATGGTCATCACCATTTCGCCGACGGAAGGCGAGCGCTATCAGGGCGTAGTCGGTCTGGAAGGTGAAACCCTGGCCGAATGCCTGGAAGCCTACTTCCGCCAGTCCGAGCAGCTGCCAACCCGCCTGTTCATCCGCACCGGCGAAGCGGAAGGCAACGCCGCGGCGGCCGGTATGCTGCTGCAGGTGCTGCCGGCGCAGGACGGCAACCTCGATGATTTCGATCATCTGGTGCAACTGACCAACACGGTAAAAAGCGAAGAGCTGTTCGGCCTGCCGGCCAACGAAGTGCTGTACCGCCTGTATCACCAGGAAGAGGTCACCCTGTACGAACCACAGGACGTGCAGTTCCGTTGCACCTGTTCGCGCCAGCGTTGCGCCGACGCGCTGCTGACCCTGCCGACCGACGAAGTGGCGGACATGCTGGAGCAGGACGGCAATATCGACATGCACTGCGACTACTGTGGCAGCCACTATGTCTTTGACCCGGTTGATGTTGCCGCTTTGTATGCGGGTAACACCGGCGAAAGCGACCAGTTGCACTAA
- a CDS encoding Tex family protein: MNDPLSRIIATELQARPEQVDSAIRLLDEGNTVPFIARYRKEVTGGLDDTQLRQLETRLGYLRELEDRRQTILKSIDEQGKLTEQLAGAINATLSKTELEDLYLPYKPKRRTRGQIAIEAGLEPLADALWQDPQQQPEQLAERYVDADKGVADVKAALDGARYILMERFAEDATLLAKVRDYLWKNAHLVSKVVEGKEEEGAKFRDYFDHHEPISQVPSHRALAMFRGRNEGVLQLALNADPQFEEAPRESQAELIIINHLNLRLNNAPADAWRKAVVNWTWRIKVLLHLETELMGTVRERAEDEAINVFARNMHDLLMAAPAGMRATMGLDPGLRTGVKVAVVDATGKLVATDTVYPHTGQAAKAAAIVAALCIKHNVELVAIGNGTASRETERFYLDLQKQFAEVRAQKVIVSEAGASVYSASELAALEFPDLDVSLRGAVSIARRLQDPLAELVKIDPKSIGVGQYQHDVSQSQLAKKLDSVVEDCVNAVGVDLNTASVPLLTRVAGLTRMMAQNIVNWRDENGRFSNREQLLKVSRLGPKAFEQCAGFLRINHGDNPLDASTVHPEAYPVVQRILVATEQALQDLMGNASAVRSLKAVDFTDDKFGVPTVTDILKELEKPGRDPRPEFKTATFAEGVETLNDLQVGMILEGSVTNVTNFGAFVDIGVHQDGLVHISSLADKFVEDPHTVVKAGDIVKVKVMEVDLQRKRIALSMRLDEQPGEGSPRRGGNAPAQTRDNASRSAGANKAKPRNAAPAGNSAMGDALAAAFGKKR, from the coding sequence ATGAATGACCCACTGAGCCGCATTATTGCAACAGAACTGCAGGCCCGGCCGGAGCAAGTCGACTCCGCCATCCGTCTGCTGGATGAAGGTAATACCGTGCCCTTTATTGCACGCTATCGTAAGGAAGTCACCGGGGGCCTGGACGACACCCAACTGCGCCAGCTGGAAACCCGCCTGGGTTATCTGCGTGAACTGGAAGATCGTCGCCAGACCATCCTGAAGTCGATCGATGAACAGGGCAAACTGACCGAACAACTGGCGGGGGCGATCAACGCCACGCTGAGCAAGACCGAACTCGAAGACCTCTACCTGCCGTACAAACCGAAGCGCCGCACCCGCGGCCAGATCGCCATCGAGGCCGGTCTGGAACCGCTGGCGGACGCGCTGTGGCAGGATCCGCAACAGCAGCCGGAACAGCTGGCTGAACGCTACGTCGATGCCGACAAGGGCGTGGCGGACGTCAAAGCCGCCCTCGACGGCGCGCGCTATATCCTGATGGAGCGCTTCGCCGAAGACGCCACGCTGCTGGCCAAGGTGCGCGACTACCTGTGGAAAAACGCCCATCTGGTGTCCAAAGTGGTCGAGGGCAAGGAAGAAGAAGGCGCCAAGTTCCGCGACTATTTCGATCATCACGAACCGATTTCCCAGGTGCCTTCGCACCGCGCGCTGGCGATGTTCCGCGGCCGCAACGAAGGCGTGCTGCAGCTGGCGTTGAACGCCGATCCGCAGTTTGAGGAAGCGCCGCGCGAAAGCCAGGCGGAGCTGATCATCATCAATCACCTCAACCTGCGCCTGAACAACGCCCCGGCCGACGCCTGGCGCAAGGCGGTGGTCAACTGGACCTGGCGCATCAAGGTGCTGCTGCACCTGGAAACCGAGCTGATGGGCACGGTGCGCGAGCGCGCGGAAGACGAAGCGATCAACGTGTTCGCCCGCAACATGCACGATCTGCTGATGGCCGCGCCGGCCGGCATGCGCGCCACCATGGGCCTCGATCCGGGCCTGCGCACCGGGGTGAAAGTCGCCGTGGTCGACGCGACCGGCAAGCTGGTCGCCACCGACACCGTCTACCCACACACCGGGCAAGCGGCCAAAGCCGCCGCCATCGTCGCGGCGCTGTGTATCAAACATAACGTGGAGCTGGTGGCCATCGGCAACGGCACCGCCTCGCGTGAAACCGAGCGCTTTTATCTCGACCTGCAAAAGCAGTTCGCCGAGGTCCGGGCGCAGAAAGTGATCGTCAGCGAAGCGGGCGCATCGGTGTATTCCGCGTCCGAACTGGCGGCGCTGGAATTCCCGGATCTCGACGTGTCGCTGCGCGGCGCGGTGTCCATCGCTCGTCGCCTGCAGGATCCGCTGGCGGAGCTGGTGAAGATCGACCCGAAATCCATCGGCGTCGGCCAGTATCAGCACGACGTCAGCCAGAGCCAGCTGGCGAAGAAGCTGGACTCGGTGGTGGAAGACTGCGTGAACGCCGTCGGCGTCGATCTGAACACCGCGTCGGTGCCGTTGCTGACACGCGTGGCCGGCCTGACGCGCATGATGGCGCAAAATATCGTCAACTGGCGCGACGAGAACGGCCGCTTCAGCAACCGTGAACAGCTGCTGAAGGTCAGCCGCCTGGGGCCAAAGGCCTTCGAACAGTGCGCCGGCTTCCTGCGCATCAACCACGGCGACAACCCGCTGGACGCTTCCACCGTTCACCCGGAAGCCTACCCGGTGGTGCAGCGCATTCTGGTCGCCACCGAGCAGGCGCTGCAGGACCTGATGGGCAACGCTTCGGCGGTGCGCAGCCTGAAAGCGGTCGATTTCACCGACGACAAGTTCGGCGTACCGACGGTCACCGATATCCTGAAAGAGCTGGAGAAACCGGGCCGCGATCCGCGCCCGGAGTTCAAAACCGCGACCTTTGCCGAAGGGGTGGAAACCCTCAACGATCTGCAGGTGGGCATGATCCTGGAAGGGTCGGTCACCAACGTCACCAACTTCGGGGCCTTCGTGGATATCGGCGTGCATCAGGACGGCCTGGTGCACATCTCCTCGCTGGCGGACAAGTTCGTTGAAGATCCGCACACCGTAGTAAAGGCCGGCGACATCGTCAAAGTGAAGGTGATGGAAGTCGATCTGCAGCGTAAACGCATCGCGCTGAGCATGCGCCTGGATGAACAGCCGGGCGAAGGTTCACCGCGCCGCGGCGGCAACGCGCCAGCGCAGACACGCGACAACGCCAGCCGTTCGGCGGGTGCCAACAAGGCCAAACCGCGCAACGCGGCGCCGGCCGGCAACAGCGCCATGGGCGACGCGCTGGCGGCGGCATTCGGCAAGAAACGCTAA
- the yrfG gene encoding GMP/IMP nucleotidase — protein sequence MVPEFDWPQIDTVLLDMDGTLLDLEFDSHFWLSLVPQALSERRAIPFDEARHIIEREYQAVQHTMNWYCFDYWSERLDLDIYRMTSEVGSRARLREDTEPFLRALRDAGLQTILLTNAHPHSLAVKIEHTGLDRHLDLLFSTHTFGYPKEDQRLWQAVQQHTGFNPQRTLFVDDGEPILDAARTFGIRYCLGVQNPDSSTAEKSFQRHPSMRDYRLLIPALAKGEA from the coding sequence ATGGTTCCCGAGTTTGATTGGCCGCAGATCGATACCGTGCTGCTGGATATGGACGGCACCTTGCTGGATCTGGAGTTCGACAGCCACTTTTGGCTCAGCCTGGTGCCGCAGGCGCTGAGCGAAAGGCGCGCCATTCCTTTCGACGAAGCCCGTCATATCATTGAGCGGGAGTATCAGGCGGTGCAGCACACCATGAACTGGTATTGCTTCGATTACTGGAGCGAGCGGTTGGATCTGGATATCTACCGCATGACCAGCGAAGTCGGCAGCCGCGCCCGGCTGCGCGAAGACACCGAGCCGTTTTTACGGGCGCTGCGCGACGCCGGTCTGCAAACCATTTTGCTGACCAACGCCCATCCGCACAGCCTGGCGGTGAAAATCGAGCATACCGGCCTCGATCGGCACCTTGATTTATTGTTTTCCACCCACACATTTGGTTATCCGAAAGAAGATCAGCGTCTGTGGCAGGCGGTGCAACAGCACACCGGATTCAATCCGCAGCGCACGCTGTTCGTCGACGACGGCGAGCCGATCCTCGACGCGGCGCGCACTTTCGGCATTCGTTACTGCCTGGGCGTGCAAAACCCGGACTCCAGTACGGCGGAGAAAAGCTTCCAGCGCCATCCGTCGATGCGTGACTACCGCCTGCTGATACCGGCGCTGGCCAAGGGGGAAGCATGA
- the cbpA gene encoding curved DNA-binding protein yields MEFKDYYATMGVEPNADLKTIKTAYRRLARKYHPDVSTEEDAESKFKELAEAYEVLKDEERRAEYDQIRLHRNDPNFGRQARGDRGGYQQSASWHGGGADAQDFSDFFESMFGGRAAGGHRSASHSHGGHGFRGQDLEMEVPLFLEETLHGQSREIAYKLPVYDELGRQVSEASKTLNVKIPAGVGDGERIRLKGQGVAGVGGGQNGDLYLVIRLAPHPLFEIDGHNLSIVAPLAPWEAALGASIEVPTLTGKIALTVPAGSQSGKRLRVKGKGLAGKKEPGDLYVILKVVMPPKPNEKASALWRELAEQAAFNPRAEWE; encoded by the coding sequence ATGGAATTTAAAGATTACTACGCAACGATGGGCGTTGAGCCCAACGCCGATCTGAAAACCATCAAAACGGCCTACCGCCGGCTGGCGCGTAAATATCACCCTGACGTGAGCACCGAAGAAGACGCCGAGAGCAAATTCAAGGAGCTGGCCGAAGCCTATGAGGTGCTGAAGGACGAAGAGCGCCGCGCTGAGTACGATCAGATCCGGCTGCACCGCAACGATCCGAACTTTGGCCGCCAGGCGCGCGGCGATCGCGGCGGCTATCAGCAGAGCGCTTCATGGCACGGCGGCGGTGCCGACGCGCAAGACTTCTCCGATTTCTTCGAAAGCATGTTCGGCGGGCGTGCGGCAGGCGGGCACCGCTCCGCTTCGCACTCGCACGGCGGGCATGGCTTCCGCGGCCAGGATCTCGAGATGGAGGTGCCGCTGTTCCTCGAGGAAACGCTGCATGGCCAAAGCCGCGAGATCGCCTACAAGCTGCCGGTGTACGACGAGCTGGGGCGGCAGGTGAGCGAAGCCAGCAAAACGCTGAACGTGAAAATCCCGGCTGGCGTGGGCGACGGCGAGCGCATTCGCCTCAAGGGGCAGGGCGTTGCCGGCGTGGGCGGCGGCCAGAACGGCGACCTGTATCTGGTCATCCGCCTCGCGCCGCATCCGCTGTTCGAGATTGACGGCCACAACCTGAGCATCGTGGCGCCGCTCGCCCCGTGGGAAGCGGCGCTGGGGGCCAGCATCGAGGTGCCGACGCTGACCGGCAAAATCGCGCTGACCGTGCCGGCCGGCAGCCAGAGCGGCAAACGGCTGCGGGTCAAGGGCAAGGGGCTGGCGGGCAAGAAAGAGCCCGGCGATCTGTATGTCATTCTCAAGGTGGTGATGCCGCCGAAGCCGAACGAGAAGGCCAGCGCCCTGTGGCGAGAACTGGCTGAACAGGCGGCGTTCAACCCGCGCGCGGAATGGGAGTAA
- the envZ gene encoding two-component system sensor histidine kinase EnvZ, which produces MRRLRFSPRSSFARTLLLIVTLLFVSLVTTYLVVLNFAILPSLQQFNKVLAYEVRMLMTDRLQLEDGTLLEVPPAFRREIYRELGISLYTNSAAEESGLRWAQHYQFLSQQMAQQLGGPTDVRVEVNKNSPVVWLKTWLQPDIWVRVPLTEIHQGDFSPLFRYTLAIMLLAIGGAWLFIRIQNRPLVELEHAALQVGKGIIPPPLREYGASEVRSVTRAFNQMASGVKQLADDRTLLMAGVSHDLRTPLTRIRLATEMMSAEDGYLAESINKDIEECNAIIEQFIDYLRTGQEMPTESSDLNAILGEVVAAESGYERVIETALSPGELMMNVHPLSIKRAAVNMVVNAARYGNGWIKVSSGRELQRGWFQVEDDGPGIKPEELKHLLQPFVRGDSARSTSGTGLGLAIVQRIIDAHDGELDIGTSERGGLLIRAYIPLPMEKKESANGHQTARENA; this is translated from the coding sequence ATGAGGCGATTGCGCTTTTCACCGCGTAGCTCGTTTGCCCGAACCCTGTTGTTGATCGTCACCTTGCTGTTCGTCAGCCTGGTGACGACCTATCTGGTGGTGCTGAACTTCGCCATCCTGCCCAGTCTGCAGCAGTTCAACAAGGTATTGGCGTACGAAGTGCGTATGCTGATGACCGATCGGCTGCAGCTGGAGGACGGCACGCTGCTGGAAGTGCCGCCGGCGTTCCGCCGTGAGATCTACCGCGAACTGGGCATCTCTCTCTACACCAACTCGGCGGCGGAGGAGAGCGGCCTGCGCTGGGCGCAGCACTACCAGTTCCTCAGCCAGCAGATGGCGCAGCAGCTCGGCGGGCCGACCGATGTGCGGGTGGAGGTGAACAAGAACTCCCCGGTGGTGTGGCTGAAAACCTGGCTGCAGCCCGATATCTGGGTGCGCGTACCGCTGACGGAAATCCACCAGGGCGACTTCTCTCCGCTGTTCCGCTATACGCTGGCGATCATGCTACTGGCGATCGGCGGCGCCTGGCTATTTATCCGCATTCAAAACCGCCCGCTGGTGGAGCTGGAACATGCGGCGCTGCAGGTGGGCAAGGGCATCATTCCGCCGCCGCTGCGCGAGTATGGCGCTTCCGAAGTGCGGTCGGTGACTCGCGCATTCAATCAGATGGCGTCGGGCGTCAAGCAGCTGGCGGACGACCGCACCTTGCTGATGGCCGGGGTCAGCCATGACCTGCGCACGCCGTTGACGCGCATCCGGCTGGCGACGGAGATGATGAGCGCCGAAGACGGCTATCTGGCCGAGTCGATCAATAAAGACATCGAAGAGTGCAACGCCATCATCGAGCAGTTCATCGATTACCTGCGCACCGGGCAGGAGATGCCGACCGAAAGCAGCGATCTGAACGCCATTTTGGGCGAGGTGGTCGCGGCGGAGAGCGGCTATGAGCGGGTGATTGAAACCGCGCTGTCGCCGGGCGAGCTGATGATGAACGTGCATCCGCTGTCGATTAAGCGGGCGGCGGTGAACATGGTGGTGAACGCGGCACGTTACGGCAACGGCTGGATCAAGGTCAGCAGCGGCCGTGAGCTGCAGCGCGGCTGGTTCCAGGTGGAGGATGACGGCCCGGGCATCAAACCGGAAGAATTGAAGCATCTGTTGCAGCCGTTCGTACGCGGTGACAGCGCGCGCAGCACCAGCGGCACCGGTCTGGGGCTGGCGATCGTGCAGCGCATTATCGACGCGCACGACGGCGAACTGGATATCGGCACCAGCGAACGCGGCGGGCTATTGATCCGCGCGTATATTCCGTTGCCGATGGAGAAAAAAGAGTCGGCCAACGGCCATCAAACCGCCAGGGAAAACGCCTGA
- the pckA gene encoding phosphoenolpyruvate carboxykinase (ATP): MRVKGITPQDLAAYGIHDVSEIVHNPSYELLFKEETDPSLEGFERGVVTKLGAVSVDTGIFTGRSPKDKYIVRDDITRDTVWWADQGKGKNDNKPLSPEVWADLKHLVTEQLSGKRLFVVDTFCGANADSRLKVRFITEVAWQAHFVKNMFIRPSDEELADFEPDFVVMNGAKCTNPNWQQQGLNSENFVAFNLTERMQLIGGTWYGGEMKKGMFSMMNYLLPLKGIASMHCSANVGEKGDVAVFFGLSGTGKTTLSTDPKRQLIGDDEHGWDDDGVFNFEGGCYAKTIKLSEEAEPDIYHAIKRDALLENVTVLADGSIDFNDGSKTENTRVSYPIYHIQNIVKPVSKAGHATKVIFLTADAFGVLPPVSRLTANQTQYHFLSGFTAKLAGTERGVTEPTPTFSACFGAAFLSLHPTQYAEVLVKRMQAAGAQAYLVNTGWNGTGKRISIKDTRGIIDAILSGEIDKAETVTLPIFDLAMPTALPGVNPEILDPRNTYASLEQWQEKAQDLAERFITNFDKYTDTPAGAALVSAGPKL, translated from the coding sequence ATGCGCGTTAAAGGTATAACCCCTCAGGATCTGGCCGCTTACGGCATTCACGACGTTAGCGAAATCGTTCACAACCCGAGCTATGAACTGCTGTTTAAGGAAGAAACAGACCCATCTCTGGAAGGTTTTGAGCGTGGGGTAGTCACCAAGCTGGGTGCCGTCTCCGTCGATACCGGCATCTTCACCGGCCGCTCGCCGAAAGACAAATACATCGTCCGCGACGACATCACCCGCGATACCGTGTGGTGGGCCGATCAGGGCAAAGGCAAAAACGACAACAAACCCCTCAGTCCGGAAGTGTGGGCCGATCTGAAACACCTGGTCACCGAACAACTGTCCGGCAAACGCCTGTTCGTGGTGGATACCTTCTGCGGCGCCAACGCCGACTCGCGCCTGAAAGTGCGCTTCATCACCGAGGTGGCCTGGCAGGCGCACTTCGTGAAAAACATGTTCATCCGCCCGAGCGATGAAGAACTGGCTGACTTCGAGCCGGACTTCGTGGTGATGAACGGCGCCAAATGCACCAACCCGAACTGGCAGCAGCAAGGCCTGAACTCGGAGAACTTCGTCGCCTTCAACCTGACCGAGCGCATGCAGTTGATCGGCGGCACCTGGTACGGCGGCGAAATGAAGAAAGGCATGTTCTCGATGATGAACTACCTGCTGCCGCTGAAAGGCATCGCCTCGATGCACTGCTCGGCCAACGTGGGCGAGAAAGGCGACGTGGCGGTGTTCTTCGGCCTGTCCGGTACCGGCAAGACCACCCTCTCCACCGATCCGAAGCGTCAGCTGATCGGCGATGACGAGCACGGCTGGGACGACGACGGCGTGTTCAACTTCGAAGGCGGCTGCTACGCCAAGACCATCAAGCTGTCTGAAGAAGCCGAGCCGGACATCTATCACGCCATCAAACGCGACGCGCTGCTGGAAAACGTCACCGTGCTGGCCGACGGCAGCATCGACTTCAACGACGGTTCGAAAACCGAGAACACCCGCGTTTCTTACCCGATCTACCATATCCAGAACATCGTCAAGCCGGTGTCCAAGGCGGGTCACGCCACCAAGGTGATCTTCCTGACCGCCGATGCCTTCGGCGTGCTGCCGCCGGTATCGCGTCTGACCGCCAACCAGACTCAGTACCACTTCCTGTCCGGCTTCACCGCCAAGCTGGCCGGCACCGAGCGCGGCGTAACCGAACCGACGCCAACCTTCTCCGCCTGCTTCGGCGCCGCATTCCTGTCGCTGCACCCGACGCAGTACGCCGAAGTGCTGGTGAAACGCATGCAGGCCGCCGGCGCCCAGGCTTACCTGGTCAACACCGGCTGGAACGGTACCGGCAAGCGCATCTCGATCAAAGATACGCGCGGCATCATTGACGCCATCCTGAGCGGTGAAATCGACAAGGCGGAAACCGTTACCCTGCCGATCTTCGATCTGGCGATGCCGACCGCGCTGCCGGGCGTGAACCCGGAGATCCTCGATCCGCGCAATACCTATGCCAGCCTCGAGCAGTGGCAGGAAAAAGCGCAGGATCTGGCCGAGCGCTTCATCACCAACTTCGATAAATACACCGACACGCCTGCTGGCGCCGCGCTGGTCAGCGCCGGCCCTAAGCTGTAA
- a CDS encoding type II toxin-antitoxin system VapC family toxin gives MIVLDTNVVSELLRPAPHYNVLRWLDEQDTYRFYLSAIVVAELYTGIACMPHGKKQLELQTNLGDMLQEEFSDRILPFDVGCAMQHAELMGANRRRGIGVSMPDTQIAATCLHYGAALATRNTKDFLHCGIELIDPWQAPTGRRLHEDAAEYYVMSRKS, from the coding sequence ATGATTGTGCTGGATACCAACGTCGTTTCGGAATTGCTGCGGCCGGCGCCTCACTACAATGTATTGCGCTGGTTAGATGAGCAGGATACGTATCGGTTCTATTTGAGCGCCATCGTGGTTGCGGAGCTGTATACGGGCATCGCCTGCATGCCTCACGGCAAGAAACAGCTCGAACTGCAAACTAACCTCGGCGACATGCTGCAGGAAGAGTTTTCAGACAGAATCTTACCCTTTGACGTCGGCTGTGCGATGCAGCATGCGGAATTAATGGGCGCCAATCGCCGCCGAGGCATTGGCGTCAGCATGCCGGATACCCAAATCGCCGCCACCTGCCTGCATTACGGTGCCGCCCTGGCCACCCGCAACACCAAAGACTTCCTCCACTGCGGCATCGAGTTAATCGATCCGTGGCAGGCGCCGACCGGCCGTCGGTTGCATGAGGATGCGGCGGAATACTACGTGATGAGCAGGAAGTCCTGA
- a CDS encoding chaperone modulator CbpM: MMKKEITFTVVELCQRVEISEDELVEIVGLGVIVPLEPAQPSWEFDYPALSHLQRARRLRAELDLDWPGIAMALTLLDRVDALQQENRQLRRQLARFLQTS, encoded by the coding sequence ATGATGAAAAAAGAGATCACATTCACCGTGGTGGAACTGTGTCAGAGGGTGGAGATTTCAGAGGATGAGCTGGTCGAGATCGTCGGCCTGGGCGTGATCGTGCCGCTGGAGCCGGCGCAGCCGAGCTGGGAGTTCGATTACCCGGCGCTGAGCCATCTGCAGCGTGCGCGCAGGCTGCGGGCCGAACTGGATCTGGATTGGCCGGGGATCGCCATGGCGCTGACGCTGCTCGACCGGGTTGATGCACTGCAGCAAGAGAACCGGCAGCTGCGCCGGCAGCTGGCGCGTTTCCTGCAGACTTCCTGA
- the ompR gene encoding two-component system response regulator OmpR: MQENHKILVVDDDMRLRALLERYLTEQGFQVRSVANAEQMDRLLTRESFHLMVLDLMLPGEDGLSICRRLRSQSNPMPIIMVTAKGEEVDRIVGLEIGADDYIPKPFNPRELLARIRAVLRRQANELPGAPSQEEAVIAFGKFKLNLGTREMFREDEPMPLTSGEFAVLKALVSHPREPLSRDKLMNLARGREYSAMERSIDVQISRLRRMVEEDPAHPRYIQTVWGLGYVFVPDGSKA; the protein is encoded by the coding sequence ATGCAAGAGAATCATAAGATCCTGGTTGTCGATGATGACATGCGCCTGCGCGCGCTTTTAGAACGTTATTTAACCGAGCAGGGCTTCCAGGTTCGCAGCGTTGCCAACGCTGAGCAAATGGATCGCTTGCTGACACGTGAATCCTTCCATCTGATGGTGCTCGATCTGATGTTGCCGGGCGAAGATGGGCTGTCCATCTGCCGCCGCCTGCGCAGCCAGAGCAACCCTATGCCGATCATTATGGTCACCGCCAAAGGCGAAGAGGTCGATCGCATCGTGGGGCTGGAAATCGGCGCCGACGACTACATTCCTAAGCCGTTCAACCCGCGTGAGCTGTTGGCTCGCATCCGCGCGGTGCTGCGCCGCCAGGCTAACGAACTGCCGGGCGCGCCTTCGCAGGAAGAAGCGGTGATCGCGTTCGGCAAATTCAAACTGAACCTCGGCACCCGCGAGATGTTCCGCGAAGATGAACCGATGCCGTTGACCAGCGGCGAGTTCGCGGTCCTGAAGGCGCTGGTCAGCCACCCGCGTGAACCGCTGTCGCGCGATAAGCTGATGAACCTGGCGCGTGGCCGCGAATACAGCGCCATGGAGCGCTCCATCGACGTGCAGATCTCGCGCCTGCGCCGCATGGTGGAAGAAGATCCGGCGCATCCGCGTTATATCCAGACCGTTTGGGGTCTCGGCTACGTGTTCGTCCCGGACGGCAGTAAGGCATGA
- the greB gene encoding transcription elongation factor GreB, translating into MRTQLITREGYDKLKQELDYLWREERPEVTKKVTWAASLGDRSENADYQYNKKRLREIDRRVRYLTKCLEQLKIVDYSPQQEGKVFFGAWVEVENEDGETKHFRIVGYDEIFGRKDYISIDAPMARALLKKEVGDVATVNTPLGEAQWYVNEIDYRK; encoded by the coding sequence ATGAGAACTCAACTGATAACCCGTGAAGGGTATGACAAGCTCAAACAAGAGCTGGATTACCTCTGGCGCGAAGAACGCCCCGAGGTGACCAAGAAAGTGACCTGGGCCGCCAGCCTGGGCGACAGAAGCGAAAACGCCGACTACCAGTACAACAAGAAGCGGCTGCGCGAAATTGACCGCCGCGTCCGCTATCTGACCAAATGCCTGGAGCAGCTGAAGATCGTCGATTACTCCCCGCAGCAGGAAGGCAAAGTGTTCTTCGGCGCCTGGGTGGAAGTAGAGAACGAAGACGGCGAGACCAAACACTTTCGCATCGTCGGTTACGACGAGATCTTCGGCCGCAAGGATTACATCTCCATCGACGCGCCGATGGCGCGCGCCCTGCTGAAAAAAGAGGTCGGGGACGTCGCCACCGTCAATACGCCGCTGGGCGAGGCACAGTGGTACGTGAACGAGATAGACTACCGGAAGTAA
- the hslR gene encoding ribosome-associated heat shock protein Hsp15, whose translation MKEKATRDDAVRLDKWLWAARFYKTRALAREMIDGGKVHYNGQRGKPSKIVELNAELKLRQGNEERTVIVLALTSQRRGAGEAQQMYQETEASIANREKMALARKMNALTMPHPDRRPDKKERRDLMKFKFGEPE comes from the coding sequence ATGAAGGAAAAAGCGACGCGCGACGACGCGGTACGGCTGGATAAGTGGCTCTGGGCCGCTCGCTTCTATAAGACCCGTGCGCTGGCACGCGAAATGATCGACGGCGGCAAGGTGCATTACAACGGCCAGCGCGGCAAGCCGAGCAAGATTGTCGAACTCAACGCCGAGCTCAAGCTGCGGCAAGGCAACGAAGAACGTACGGTGATCGTGCTGGCGCTGACCAGCCAACGCCGCGGCGCCGGCGAGGCGCAGCAAATGTATCAGGAAACCGAAGCCAGCATCGCCAACCGCGAAAAGATGGCGCTGGCGCGCAAGATGAACGCGTTGACCATGCCGCATCCGGACCGTCGTCCGGACAAAAAGGAGCGGCGAGACCTGATGAAATTTAAATTTGGTGAGCCGGAATAA